In Phreatobacter stygius, a genomic segment contains:
- the tssB gene encoding type VI secretion system contractile sheath small subunit: MMSDSGQKFIRRNRKPRVHITYEDPYNSEKLVELPFVMGVLADLSGNASKVEKPEVAQRKFLDIDMDNFEKRMAAIKPGLAFRVANKLGDETEKLGVNLEFSSMDDFKPTAIARQVPAVAKLLEAREQLKNLQRYMDGKVGAENRLKELLGDPELMAALRDRRAETPEEPGDKQ; the protein is encoded by the coding sequence ATCATGAGTGACAGTGGCCAGAAGTTCATCCGCCGCAACCGCAAGCCGCGCGTGCACATTACCTACGAAGATCCGTACAATTCGGAAAAACTGGTCGAGCTGCCCTTTGTCATGGGGGTTCTGGCCGATCTCTCGGGCAATGCCTCGAAGGTCGAAAAACCCGAAGTGGCGCAGCGCAAGTTCCTCGACATCGACATGGACAATTTCGAGAAGCGCATGGCGGCGATCAAGCCGGGCCTGGCGTTTCGCGTCGCCAACAAGCTGGGCGACGAAACCGAGAAGCTCGGCGTCAACCTCGAGTTCAGCTCGATGGACGATTTCAAGCCAACCGCGATCGCCCGCCAGGTGCCGGCGGTGGCCAAACTGCTGGAAGCCCGCGAGCAGTTGAAGAACCTGCAGCGCTACATGGACGGCAAGGTGGGCGCCGAGAACCGGTTGAAGGAACTGCTCGGCGATCCCGAGCTGATGGCGGCGCTGCGCGACCGCCGTGCTGAGACCCCGGAAGAGCCGGGCGACAAGCAGTGA